The genomic region TCCCAGATCAACAGCTACATCGGCCAGGTCCAGCAGGCCATCTCCACCTGGTCCAAGAACGGCGGCGCCTACAGCCAGGTGACCGAGCTGGGCACGGCCCTGACGCACGTGGTGACCGGGCTGTTCATCGTGCTGTTCTCCACCTACTTCTTCCTCGCCGACGGCGCCCGGATCTGGGCCTTCTTCGTCCGGATCGCGCCGCGGGCCGCGCGGGAGCGCGTCGACAGCTCCGGCCGGGTCGCCTGGGTCTCGCTGACCCAGTTCGTCCGGGCGACGGTGCTGGTCGCGCTGGTCGACGCGATCGGGATCGCGGTCTGGGCCGCGGTCCTGGGCGTCCCGCTGGTCCTCGCCATCGGCGTCCTGGTCTTCATCGGCGCGTTCGTGCCGATGGTCGGCGCCACGGTGGCCGGCGCGGTCGCGGTGCTGGTCGCCCTGGTCGACCAGGGCCCCTGGACCGCGCTGCTGATGCTGGTCGGCGTGATCGTGGTCCAGCAGGTCGAGGGGCACGTGCTGCAGCCGTTCCTGATGGGCCGCTTCGTCTCGGTGCACCCGCTCGCGGTGCTGGTCGCCATCGCCTGCGGCGTCATCGTCGCGGGCGTGGCCGGAGCCCTGGTCGCCGTACCGCTGGTGGCCGCCGGCAACGCGGTGGTCATGCACCTCGCGAGCCGGGCCGACCCCGGTGACGACCCGGCCGAGGAGCTCGCGGGGGACTACGCCCGCGACGGCACCCGCCCCGAGCCCGTGCACGACCCGGACCGGCCGGCCCTGGCCGACGAGCCGCGCAGCCCCGCCGAGACCGCGGAGGACCCCGAGGAGGGCCGGTGAGCCCCGCGGTGACCCTGGCCGACGTGCGCGCCGCGCGCGAGCTGCTGGCGGGCGTCTCGATCACGACGCCGATGGAGGAGTCCCGCTGGCTCTCGGCGCTGGTCGGCGGCCCGGTGCTCCTGAAGTGCGAGAACCTCCAGCGCACCGGCTCGTTCAAGGCGCGCGGCGCCTACGTGCGCATCGCCCGGCTCTCCGAGGCCGAGCGGGCCCGCGGCGTCGTCGCCGCCTCGGCCGGCAACCACGCCCAGGGCGTCGCGCTCGCCGCGCAGCAGCTCGGCGCCCGGGCGACGGTGTTCATGCCGGAGGGCGCGCCGATCCCGAAGGAGAACGCCACTCGCGGGTACGGCGCCGAGGTGGTCTTCGCCGGCCGCTACCTGGAGGACGCGCTGGTGGCGGCCGCCCGGTTCGCCGCGGAGACCGGCGCGGTGCTGATCCATCCCTTCGACCACGCCGACGTCGTCGCCGGGCAGGGCACGGTGGGCCTGGAGATCCTCGAGCAGGCACCCGAGGCGGCCACGGTGCTGGTGCCCACGGGCGGCGGCGGGCTGCTGGCCGGCGTCGCGATCGCGGTCAAGGAGGCCCGCCCCGACATCCGGATCGTCGGGGTGCAGGCGGCCGGGGCCGCGGCCTTCCCGGGCTCGCTGGAGCGCGGTGCGCCGACGGCGCTGACGGCGATGGCCACGATGGCCGACGGGATCGCCGTCGGGCTGCCGGGCGAGCTCACCTTCGCCGCCGTTCGCGACCACGTCGACGAGGTAGTCACGGTCTCGGAGGACCAGCTCTCGCGGGCCCTGCTGGCGCTGCTGGAGCGCGCCAAGATGGTGGTCGAACCGGCCGGTGCGGCCGCGGTCGCGGCG from Nocardioides pantholopis harbors:
- a CDS encoding AI-2E family transporter, which produces MTDVDDAQGDHGPRRRLRISAPPLSREEETIARRLAHQWSQLRDERRQEPTPVAIVGGRSNFSRAQVPWGLDLAAAWSWRLLVVCGAGYVLLWLLAKFAVVTVPLAIALLLAALATPAVRGLRRAGIPHGMSAFVVEIAAIGLMVLMVTFVSQQVAEESSKLADQVVKGLDEIRVWLREGPLNASESQINSYIGQVQQAISTWSKNGGAYSQVTELGTALTHVVTGLFIVLFSTYFFLADGARIWAFFVRIAPRAARERVDSSGRVAWVSLTQFVRATVLVALVDAIGIAVWAAVLGVPLVLAIGVLVFIGAFVPMVGATVAGAVAVLVALVDQGPWTALLMLVGVIVVQQVEGHVLQPFLMGRFVSVHPLAVLVAIACGVIVAGVAGALVAVPLVAAGNAVVMHLASRADPGDDPAEELAGDYARDGTRPEPVHDPDRPALADEPRSPAETAEDPEEGR
- the ilvA gene encoding threonine ammonia-lyase, which produces MSPAVTLADVRAARELLAGVSITTPMEESRWLSALVGGPVLLKCENLQRTGSFKARGAYVRIARLSEAERARGVVAASAGNHAQGVALAAQQLGARATVFMPEGAPIPKENATRGYGAEVVFAGRYLEDALVAAARFAAETGAVLIHPFDHADVVAGQGTVGLEILEQAPEAATVLVPTGGGGLLAGVAIAVKEARPDIRIVGVQAAGAAAFPGSLERGAPTALTAMATMADGIAVGLPGELTFAAVRDHVDEVVTVSEDQLSRALLALLERAKMVVEPAGAAAVAALMDRSREFATPAVAVLSGGNIDPLLLGKVIRHGMSAAGRYLNLQVTIPDTPGGLARLLGEVSEQGANVLEVVHERISPTLHLDEVEVHLQLETRGAPHAELLLARLRARGYRVVQPGGGPVG